Proteins co-encoded in one Setaria viridis chromosome 9, Setaria_viridis_v4.0, whole genome shotgun sequence genomic window:
- the LOC117837386 gene encoding probable methyltransferase PMT3: MRGRNDAGQSKRPIVLCCMMIVCLCLLFLYFSGSNGQAKSTAFEYGTKFSRTLGWGSDDGEDGSEESIFGTGDADDVKPKSFPVCDDRHSELIPCLDRNLIYQMRLKLDLNLMEHYERHCPPPERRFNCLIPPPHGYKVPIKWPKSRDVVWKANIPHTHLAKEKSDQNWMVEAGEKIKFPGGGTHFHHGADKYISNIANMLNFKDNNINNEGMLRTVLDVGCGVASFGGYLLSSNVIAMSLAPNDVHQNQIQFALERGIPAYLGVLGTKRLPYPSRSFELAHCSRCRIDWLQRDGILLLELDRLLRPGGYFAYSSPEAYAQDEEDLRIWKEMSALVERMCWKIAEKRNQTVIWVKPLNNDCYRRRAHGTKPPLCKSGDDPDSVWGVPMEACITPYPEQMHRDGGTGLAPWPARLTTPPPRLADLYVTADTFEKDTEMWQQRVENYWNLLGPKVKPDTIRNIMDMKANFGSFAAALKDKDVWVMNVVPHDGPSTLKIIYDRGLIGSNHDWCEAFSTYPRTYDLLHAWTVFSDLDKRGCSAEDLLLEMDRILRPTGFIIVRDKSAVIEFIKKYLHALHWEVITVVDAEPSPESEENEMILIIRKKLWLPEAGPQDSST; this comes from the exons ATGAGGGGCAGAAACGACGCAGGGCAGAGCAAGAGGCCCATTGTGCTGTGCTGCATGATGATTGTGTGCCTATGCCTTCTCTTCCTGTATTTCTCGGGCTCCAACGGGCAGGCTAAGAGCACCGCTTTTGAGTATGGAACCAAATTCTCGCGGACACTTGGATGGGGCAGTGATGATGGTGAGGATGGCTCTGAAGAATCCATTTTTGGGACTGGGGATGCGGATGATGTTAAGCCCAAGAGCTTTCCT GTGTGTGATGACCGGCACTCAGAGCTGATCCCCTGCTTGGATAGGAACTTGATATATCAAATGAGGCTGAAGCTGGATTTAAACCTGATGGAGCACTATGAGAGGCATTGCCCTCCTCCTGAAAGACGCTTTAATTGCTTGATTCCTCCACCACACGGATATAAG GTTCCTATAAAATGGCCGAAAAGCCGCGATGTAGTGTGGAAAGCAAATATTCCACACACTCACCTTGCAAAAGAGAAGTCAGACCAGAACTGGATGGTTGAAGCAGGTGAAAAGATCAAGTTTCCAGGTGGTGGAACCCATTTTCATCATGGAGCTGACAAATATATATCAAATATTGCAAAT ATGCTAAATTTCAAAGATAACAATATAAACAATGAGGGAATGCTTCGCACAGTGCTTGATGTTGGTTGTGGAGTTGCTAGTTTTGGAGGATACCTTCTTTCTTCTAATGTGATAGCAATGTCTTTGGCACCAAATGATGTGCATCAGAATCAGATTCAATTTGCACTTGAAAGAGGGATCCCTGCATATCTTGGTGTTTTGGGAACAAAAAGGCTTCCATACCCAAGTAGATCGTTTGAATTAGCCCATTGTTCACGTTGTAGGATTGACTGGCTTCAAAGAGATGGGATTCTTCTGCTTGAACTAGACAGATTGCTCAGGCCTGGAGGTTATTTTGCTTACTCCTCTCCTGAAGCGTATGCACAGGATGAGGAAGATCTCCGGATCTGGAAAGAAATGAGTGCCCTTGTAGAAAGGATGTGCTGGAAAATTGCGGAGAAAAGAAACCAAACTGTTATTTGGGTCAAGCCTCTGAACAATGATTGTTACAGGAGACGAGCGCATGGTACAAAGCCACCTCTATGCAAAAGTGGTGATGATCCAGATTCAGTGTGGGGAGTGCCAATGGAAGCTTGCATTACTCCTTATCCAGAAC AAATGCACAGAGATGGGGGAACTGGGCTGGCTCCTTGGCCTGCTCGATTAACAACCCCGCCTCCCCGTCTTGCTGATTTGTATGTTACTGCTGACACATTTGAAAAGGATACG GAAATGTGGCAGCAAAGAGTAGAAAATTATTGGAATTTGTTGGGCCCAAAGGTAAAACCGGACACTATTAGAAACATTATGGACATGAAAGCAAACTTTGGGTCATTTGCTGCTGCACTCAAGGATAAAGATGTATGGGTGATGAATGTTGTGCCACATGATGGACCAAGCACCCTGAAGATAATCTACGATAGAGGGCTGATAGGCAGCAATCATGACTG GTGTGAAGCCTTTTCGACCTATCCTCGAACATATGATCTTCTCCATGCATGGACAGTCTTCTCTGACCTCGACAAAAGAGGTTGCAGTGCTGAAGACCTGCTCCTTGAAATGGACCGTATCCTCAGACCGACTGGGTTTATCATTGTGAGGGACAAGAGTGCTGTCATTGAGTTCATCAAGAAGTACCTCCATGCACTTCACTGGGAAGTAATAACTGTTGTAGATGCTGAACCCAGCCCGGAGTCAGAAGAGAATGAAATGATCTTGATAATCCGGAAGAAGTTGTGGCTACCAGAAGCAGGCCCACAGGATTCCAGCACGTAA
- the LOC117837382 gene encoding uncharacterized protein isoform X2, giving the protein MGLPKEFHEQCECSLELHFLKDFYCWAQSAVFNTADKILNSNETIPEERACSAGLRLMFQILSWNFKHTVEPESSDAKINSGLRIDTINLKKFERSLVKPGSMWRDVLISSGHTTWVLNFYTTLRQKYSYDTLWGDSPIAVSCRQLIVQLCSLAGSVFPNDNGDAQIKHLITILSAVVLWIEPPDVIAASIRNGGSESEFIDGCHALLSMASLTTGSLFDNLLKSIRHYGTINLLSALTSEAVKSVLVNQSEEETWGIDSLDILLETWNVILGDVDADKSPISVDGALAASSLFKIIVESHLKAAADSAFEDTDDTEYFHVSVSKRDEQLALYALIARAAPDTTIPFLAQLFSERFARLNQRNGESDPTQTLEELYWLLLVTSHVLTDSGEGETLLIPDALQAGFSNVIEAAQHPVVTLSWSIINFSRQCLDPGIRAKYFSPRLMEAVIWFLARWVATYLVPLDVSRGQVSRGEIDSIGTNGSQHSRKLLNSFAWENNQGELVLDFVVLISMLALTTYQGENELQTLTCQKLLATVVRRKHTCAYLVQLDSWRDLTRAFASGRSLLSLSGRLQRSLAETLACAASCIKDPEASAQYLRDLMGPVAGCLVENASRSDLKSVAHQADVVYMVCCLLERLRGAARAAQPRTQKVLFEMGRTVMNPLLTLLEVYKNQSTVIYMILKFVVDFVDGQAVFLDAKETSALVSFCLRLLQIYSSHNIGKVMLSLSSSLRSESQAEKYKDLRALLRLLTNICSKDLVGFLSDCDGDGSPDIAEVIYVGLDIVTPLISLDLLKYPKLSRDYFVLMSHLLEVYPEKVAHLNRDAFARIIGSLDFGLRNQDSDVVERCLAAVNALASYHFKERLGGRGGLNSQLMESEGSNGKVQESISSHFLRLLLQILLFEDFRLELAGHAADALLPLLFCEQELYQGLVHEVLEKQQNPTVKSRLATAFHNLTSSNNLSSALDRPNRQRFRKNLLNFLVDISSFMQIK; this is encoded by the exons ATGGGCCTGCCTAAGGAATTCCATGAGCAATGTGAATGTTCACTTGAACTGCACTTTTTGAAG GATTTCTATTGCTGGGCACAATCTGCTGTATTCAATACTGCGGACAAAATCTTGAATTCAAATGAAACTATACCTGAGGAGAGAGCATGTTCAGCGGGATTGCGCTTGATGTTTCAGATATTAAGCTGGAATTTCAAGCATACTGTTGAGCCTGAGAGTTCAGATGCGAAGATAAATTCTGGCTTGAGGATTGATACCATAAATCTGAAGAAGTTTGAACGTTCTTTGGTGAAG CCAGGGTCTATGTGGAGAGATGTTCTAATATCAAGCGGACACACTACCTGGGTTCTGAACTTCTATACCACCTTGCGCCAAAAGTACTCGTATGATACTCTATGGGGTGATTCTCCCATTGCTGTCTCTTGCAGACAGCTTATAGTGCAGTTATGCTCCTTGGCAGGCTCTGTGTTTCCAAATG ATAATGGAGATGCACAGATTAAACACCTTATTACGATATTATCTGCTGTTGTTCTGTGGATTGAACCTCCTGATGTAATTGCAGCATCAATCCGAAATGGAGGAAGTGAAAG TGAGTTTATAGATGGTTGCCATGCCCTGCTTTCAATGGCTTCTTTGACTACTGGCTCACTTTTTGACAACCTCCTAAAGTCAATAAG GCATTATGGCACAATTAATCTGCTTTCAGCTTTGACTTCAGAAGCTGTCAAGTCTGTTCTGGTTAACCAGAGTGAAGAGGAAACCTGGGGCATAGATTCTCTTGATATTTTGTTAGAGACATGGAATGTTATTCTGGGG gATGTCGATGCCGATAAAAGTCCTATCTCAGTTGATGGAGCACTTGCAGCTTCAAGTTTGTTTAAGATCATTGTTGAGTCACATTTGAAGG CTGCTGCTGATTCTGCATTCGAGGATACCGATGACACTGAATACTTTCATGTTTCTGTTTCAA AGCGTGATGAGCAGTTGGCCTTGTATGCTCTGATTGCACGTGCTGCTCCAGACACTACTATTCCATTTCTTGCACAATTGTTTTCAGAACGATTCGCACGGCTAAATCAG AGAAATGGTGAAAGTGATCCTACTCAAACACTGGAAGAGCTCTATTGGCTGCTGTTGGTTACCAGTCATGTCCTAACTGATTCAGGTGAAGGAGAAACACTGCTT ATACCTGACGCATTACAGGCTGGATTCTCCAATGTGATTGAAGCAGCACAGCATCCTGTTGTTACACTCTCCTG GTCAATAATAAATTTTTCCAGGCAGTGTCTAGATCCAGGGATTAGGGCAAAATACTTCAGTCCACGACTAATGGAG GCTGTAATTTGGTTCCTGGCCAGATGGGTTGCAACCTATTTAGTACCACTTGATGTGAGTAGAGGGCAAGTAAGCAGAGGAGAAATTGATAGTATTGGTACAAATGGATCCCAGCATTCTAGAAAGCTGCTAAACAGTTTTGCTTGGGAGAATAACCAAGGAGAGCTCGTTCTTGATTTTGTTGTTCTCATTTCAATGTTAGCACTTACTACATATCAGGGAGAAAATGAGTTGCAG ACACTGACATGCCAGAAGCTACTTGCTACGGTTGTTCGCCGGAAACACACATGTGCTTATCTTGTTCAATTG GATTCATGGCGTGATCTTACAAGAGCTTTTGCAAGTGGACGCTCTTTGCTTTCATTGAGTGGACGTTTACAA AGATCTCTAGCGGAAACACTTGCCTGTGCAGCTTCCTGCATCAAAGATCCTGAAGCATCTGCACA GTACCTGAGGGATCTCATGGGACCAGTTGCAGGGTGCCTTGTGGAAAATGCTAGTAGGAGTGATCTGAAATCTGTGGCACATCAAGCAGATGTTGTTTACATG GTCTGTTGTCTATTGGAACGACTAAGAGGAGCTGCAAGAGCTGCTCAACCTCGCACTCAAAAAGTTCTATTTGAGATGGGTCGTACTGTGATGAACCCACTCTTGACTCTTCTGGAGGTCTACAAAAACCAG TCTACAGTCATATACATGATACTCAAGTTTGTGGTTGACTTTGTTGATGGTCAAGCTGTATTCCTGGATGCTAAAGAAACATCAGCTTTGGTGAGCTTTTGCCTGCGACTGCTCCAGATATACTCCTCTCATAACATTGGGAAG GTAATGCTCTCACTTTCTTCGAGTCTGCGTAGTGAGTCGCAAGCAGAAAAATATAAGGATCTGCGTGCTTTGCTTCGTCTTCTTACAAATATATGCTCAAAGGATTTG GTTGGCTTTCTGTCTGATTGCGATGGTGATGGTTCACCAGATATTGCAGAG GTTATCTATGTTGGTCTTGATATTGTGACTCCCTTGATATCTTTGGACCTTCTGAAATACCCTAAACTCAGTCGTGAT TATTTTGTGCTCATGTCGCACTTGTTGGAAGTGTACCCGGAAAAGGTTGCTCACTTAAATAGGGATGCTTTTGCAAGGATTATTGGAAGTCTTGACTTTGGGCTCCGTAATCAG GATAGCGATGTTGTTGAGAGGTGCCTGGCAGCAGTAAATGCTCTTGCTTCATACCATTTCAAAGAAAGGttgggaggcagaggaggactGAACTCACAGCTTATGGAATCTGAAGGATCAAATGGCAAAGTTCAGGAAAGCATATCAAGTCACTTCTTGAGGCTTCTCCTGCAAATACTTCTTTTTGAAGATTTCAG ATTGGAATTAGCAGGTCATGCTGCAGATGCTTTGCTTCCTTTATTGTTCTGCGAACAGGAGCTATATCAG GGACTGGTCCATGAGGTGCTTGAGAAACAGCAGAATCCGACCGTGAAATCAAGGCTGGCAACTGCGTTCCATAATCTCACAAGCTCAAACAATCTCTCAAGCGCGCTTGACCGGCCAAACAGGCAGAGATTCAGGAAAAACCTCCTCAACTTCTTGGTGGACATCTCAAGTTTCATGCAGATCAAGTAG
- the LOC117837382 gene encoding uncharacterized protein isoform X1 has protein sequence MQGFPGGTPDPQQLQATMLAIEQACSLIQLHMNPSEAEKVISSLHSSLMPYQACRFILETSQMPNARFQAAGAIGDAAVREWGILTDDNKRSLILYCLNYVMEHASSPDGYVQSKVSAVAARLLKRGWVEFSNQEKAAIFFEVEQSIRGIHGPNRQFAAINFLENLVSEFSPSTASAMGLPKEFHEQCECSLELHFLKDFYCWAQSAVFNTADKILNSNETIPEERACSAGLRLMFQILSWNFKHTVEPESSDAKINSGLRIDTINLKKFERSLVKPGSMWRDVLISSGHTTWVLNFYTTLRQKYSYDTLWGDSPIAVSCRQLIVQLCSLAGSVFPNDNGDAQIKHLITILSAVVLWIEPPDVIAASIRNGGSESEFIDGCHALLSMASLTTGSLFDNLLKSIRHYGTINLLSALTSEAVKSVLVNQSEEETWGIDSLDILLETWNVILGDVDADKSPISVDGALAASSLFKIIVESHLKAAADSAFEDTDDTEYFHVSVSKRDEQLALYALIARAAPDTTIPFLAQLFSERFARLNQRNGESDPTQTLEELYWLLLVTSHVLTDSGEGETLLIPDALQAGFSNVIEAAQHPVVTLSWSIINFSRQCLDPGIRAKYFSPRLMEAVIWFLARWVATYLVPLDVSRGQVSRGEIDSIGTNGSQHSRKLLNSFAWENNQGELVLDFVVLISMLALTTYQGENELQTLTCQKLLATVVRRKHTCAYLVQLDSWRDLTRAFASGRSLLSLSGRLQRSLAETLACAASCIKDPEASAQYLRDLMGPVAGCLVENASRSDLKSVAHQADVVYMVCCLLERLRGAARAAQPRTQKVLFEMGRTVMNPLLTLLEVYKNQSTVIYMILKFVVDFVDGQAVFLDAKETSALVSFCLRLLQIYSSHNIGKVMLSLSSSLRSESQAEKYKDLRALLRLLTNICSKDLVGFLSDCDGDGSPDIAEVIYVGLDIVTPLISLDLLKYPKLSRDYFVLMSHLLEVYPEKVAHLNRDAFARIIGSLDFGLRNQDSDVVERCLAAVNALASYHFKERLGGRGGLNSQLMESEGSNGKVQESISSHFLRLLLQILLFEDFRLELAGHAADALLPLLFCEQELYQGLVHEVLEKQQNPTVKSRLATAFHNLTSSNNLSSALDRPNRQRFRKNLLNFLVDISSFMQIK, from the exons ATGCAGGGCTTCCCCGGCGGCACCCCCGATCCGCAGCAGCTCCAGGCCACTATGCTCGCCATCGAGCAGGCCTGCTCTCTCATCCAG CTGCACATGAATCCATCTGAAGCGGAAAAAGTGATAAGTTCACTACATTCGTCTCTGATGCCTTATCAAGCATGCAGATTCATTCTTG AGACATCCCAAATGCCTAATGCAAGATTCCAAGCTGCTGGTGCAATTGGTGATGCTGCAGTAAGGGAGTGGGGAATCCTTACAGATGACAACAAAAGAAGCCTAATACT ATATTGCTTGAACTACGTTATGGAGCATGCAAGTTCCCCTGATGGCTATGTGCAATCCAAAGTTTCTGCCGTGGCAGCTAGATTGCTGAAAAGAGGCTG GGTTGAATTTTCAAACCAAGAGAAAGCAGCTATCTTCTTTGAG GTTGAGCAATCCATCCGGGGTATCCATGGCCCTAATCGACAGTTTGCTGCTATCAATTTCTTGGAAAACTTG GTTTCAGAATTTTCGCCTTCAACTGCTTCTGCTATGGGCCTGCCTAAGGAATTCCATGAGCAATGTGAATGTTCACTTGAACTGCACTTTTTGAAG GATTTCTATTGCTGGGCACAATCTGCTGTATTCAATACTGCGGACAAAATCTTGAATTCAAATGAAACTATACCTGAGGAGAGAGCATGTTCAGCGGGATTGCGCTTGATGTTTCAGATATTAAGCTGGAATTTCAAGCATACTGTTGAGCCTGAGAGTTCAGATGCGAAGATAAATTCTGGCTTGAGGATTGATACCATAAATCTGAAGAAGTTTGAACGTTCTTTGGTGAAG CCAGGGTCTATGTGGAGAGATGTTCTAATATCAAGCGGACACACTACCTGGGTTCTGAACTTCTATACCACCTTGCGCCAAAAGTACTCGTATGATACTCTATGGGGTGATTCTCCCATTGCTGTCTCTTGCAGACAGCTTATAGTGCAGTTATGCTCCTTGGCAGGCTCTGTGTTTCCAAATG ATAATGGAGATGCACAGATTAAACACCTTATTACGATATTATCTGCTGTTGTTCTGTGGATTGAACCTCCTGATGTAATTGCAGCATCAATCCGAAATGGAGGAAGTGAAAG TGAGTTTATAGATGGTTGCCATGCCCTGCTTTCAATGGCTTCTTTGACTACTGGCTCACTTTTTGACAACCTCCTAAAGTCAATAAG GCATTATGGCACAATTAATCTGCTTTCAGCTTTGACTTCAGAAGCTGTCAAGTCTGTTCTGGTTAACCAGAGTGAAGAGGAAACCTGGGGCATAGATTCTCTTGATATTTTGTTAGAGACATGGAATGTTATTCTGGGG gATGTCGATGCCGATAAAAGTCCTATCTCAGTTGATGGAGCACTTGCAGCTTCAAGTTTGTTTAAGATCATTGTTGAGTCACATTTGAAGG CTGCTGCTGATTCTGCATTCGAGGATACCGATGACACTGAATACTTTCATGTTTCTGTTTCAA AGCGTGATGAGCAGTTGGCCTTGTATGCTCTGATTGCACGTGCTGCTCCAGACACTACTATTCCATTTCTTGCACAATTGTTTTCAGAACGATTCGCACGGCTAAATCAG AGAAATGGTGAAAGTGATCCTACTCAAACACTGGAAGAGCTCTATTGGCTGCTGTTGGTTACCAGTCATGTCCTAACTGATTCAGGTGAAGGAGAAACACTGCTT ATACCTGACGCATTACAGGCTGGATTCTCCAATGTGATTGAAGCAGCACAGCATCCTGTTGTTACACTCTCCTG GTCAATAATAAATTTTTCCAGGCAGTGTCTAGATCCAGGGATTAGGGCAAAATACTTCAGTCCACGACTAATGGAG GCTGTAATTTGGTTCCTGGCCAGATGGGTTGCAACCTATTTAGTACCACTTGATGTGAGTAGAGGGCAAGTAAGCAGAGGAGAAATTGATAGTATTGGTACAAATGGATCCCAGCATTCTAGAAAGCTGCTAAACAGTTTTGCTTGGGAGAATAACCAAGGAGAGCTCGTTCTTGATTTTGTTGTTCTCATTTCAATGTTAGCACTTACTACATATCAGGGAGAAAATGAGTTGCAG ACACTGACATGCCAGAAGCTACTTGCTACGGTTGTTCGCCGGAAACACACATGTGCTTATCTTGTTCAATTG GATTCATGGCGTGATCTTACAAGAGCTTTTGCAAGTGGACGCTCTTTGCTTTCATTGAGTGGACGTTTACAA AGATCTCTAGCGGAAACACTTGCCTGTGCAGCTTCCTGCATCAAAGATCCTGAAGCATCTGCACA GTACCTGAGGGATCTCATGGGACCAGTTGCAGGGTGCCTTGTGGAAAATGCTAGTAGGAGTGATCTGAAATCTGTGGCACATCAAGCAGATGTTGTTTACATG GTCTGTTGTCTATTGGAACGACTAAGAGGAGCTGCAAGAGCTGCTCAACCTCGCACTCAAAAAGTTCTATTTGAGATGGGTCGTACTGTGATGAACCCACTCTTGACTCTTCTGGAGGTCTACAAAAACCAG TCTACAGTCATATACATGATACTCAAGTTTGTGGTTGACTTTGTTGATGGTCAAGCTGTATTCCTGGATGCTAAAGAAACATCAGCTTTGGTGAGCTTTTGCCTGCGACTGCTCCAGATATACTCCTCTCATAACATTGGGAAG GTAATGCTCTCACTTTCTTCGAGTCTGCGTAGTGAGTCGCAAGCAGAAAAATATAAGGATCTGCGTGCTTTGCTTCGTCTTCTTACAAATATATGCTCAAAGGATTTG GTTGGCTTTCTGTCTGATTGCGATGGTGATGGTTCACCAGATATTGCAGAG GTTATCTATGTTGGTCTTGATATTGTGACTCCCTTGATATCTTTGGACCTTCTGAAATACCCTAAACTCAGTCGTGAT TATTTTGTGCTCATGTCGCACTTGTTGGAAGTGTACCCGGAAAAGGTTGCTCACTTAAATAGGGATGCTTTTGCAAGGATTATTGGAAGTCTTGACTTTGGGCTCCGTAATCAG GATAGCGATGTTGTTGAGAGGTGCCTGGCAGCAGTAAATGCTCTTGCTTCATACCATTTCAAAGAAAGGttgggaggcagaggaggactGAACTCACAGCTTATGGAATCTGAAGGATCAAATGGCAAAGTTCAGGAAAGCATATCAAGTCACTTCTTGAGGCTTCTCCTGCAAATACTTCTTTTTGAAGATTTCAG ATTGGAATTAGCAGGTCATGCTGCAGATGCTTTGCTTCCTTTATTGTTCTGCGAACAGGAGCTATATCAG GGACTGGTCCATGAGGTGCTTGAGAAACAGCAGAATCCGACCGTGAAATCAAGGCTGGCAACTGCGTTCCATAATCTCACAAGCTCAAACAATCTCTCAAGCGCGCTTGACCGGCCAAACAGGCAGAGATTCAGGAAAAACCTCCTCAACTTCTTGGTGGACATCTCAAGTTTCATGCAGATCAAGTAG
- the LOC117837382 gene encoding uncharacterized protein isoform X3, with the protein MQGFPGGTPDPQQLQATMLAIEQACSLIQLHMNPSEAEKVISSLHSSLMPYQACRFILETSQMPNARFQAAGAIGDAAVREWGILTDDNKRSLILYCLNYVMEHASSPDGYVQSKVSAVAARLLKRGWVEFSNQEKAAIFFEVEQSIRGIHGPNRQFAAINFLENLVSEFSPSTASAMGLPKEFHEQCECSLELHFLKDFYCWAQSAVFNTADKILNSNETIPEERACSAGLRLMFQILSWNFKHTVEPESSDAKINSGLRIDTINLKKFERSLVKGLCGEMF; encoded by the exons ATGCAGGGCTTCCCCGGCGGCACCCCCGATCCGCAGCAGCTCCAGGCCACTATGCTCGCCATCGAGCAGGCCTGCTCTCTCATCCAG CTGCACATGAATCCATCTGAAGCGGAAAAAGTGATAAGTTCACTACATTCGTCTCTGATGCCTTATCAAGCATGCAGATTCATTCTTG AGACATCCCAAATGCCTAATGCAAGATTCCAAGCTGCTGGTGCAATTGGTGATGCTGCAGTAAGGGAGTGGGGAATCCTTACAGATGACAACAAAAGAAGCCTAATACT ATATTGCTTGAACTACGTTATGGAGCATGCAAGTTCCCCTGATGGCTATGTGCAATCCAAAGTTTCTGCCGTGGCAGCTAGATTGCTGAAAAGAGGCTG GGTTGAATTTTCAAACCAAGAGAAAGCAGCTATCTTCTTTGAG GTTGAGCAATCCATCCGGGGTATCCATGGCCCTAATCGACAGTTTGCTGCTATCAATTTCTTGGAAAACTTG GTTTCAGAATTTTCGCCTTCAACTGCTTCTGCTATGGGCCTGCCTAAGGAATTCCATGAGCAATGTGAATGTTCACTTGAACTGCACTTTTTGAAG GATTTCTATTGCTGGGCACAATCTGCTGTATTCAATACTGCGGACAAAATCTTGAATTCAAATGAAACTATACCTGAGGAGAGAGCATGTTCAGCGGGATTGCGCTTGATGTTTCAGATATTAAGCTGGAATTTCAAGCATACTGTTGAGCCTGAGAGTTCAGATGCGAAGATAAATTCTGGCTTGAGGATTGATACCATAAATCTGAAGAAGTTTGAACGTTCTTTGGTGAAG GGTCTATGTGGAGAGATGTTCTAA
- the LOC117837382 gene encoding uncharacterized protein isoform X4 — MQGFPGGTPDPQQLQATMLAIEQACSLIQLHMNPSEAEKVISSLHSSLMPYQACRFILETSQMPNARFQAAGAIGDAAVREWGILTDDNKRSLILYCLNYVMEHASSPDGYVQSKVSAVAARLLKRGWVEFSNQEKAAIFFEVEQSIRGIHGPNRQFAAINFLENLNFRLQLLLLWACLRNSMSNVNVHLNCTF, encoded by the exons ATGCAGGGCTTCCCCGGCGGCACCCCCGATCCGCAGCAGCTCCAGGCCACTATGCTCGCCATCGAGCAGGCCTGCTCTCTCATCCAG CTGCACATGAATCCATCTGAAGCGGAAAAAGTGATAAGTTCACTACATTCGTCTCTGATGCCTTATCAAGCATGCAGATTCATTCTTG AGACATCCCAAATGCCTAATGCAAGATTCCAAGCTGCTGGTGCAATTGGTGATGCTGCAGTAAGGGAGTGGGGAATCCTTACAGATGACAACAAAAGAAGCCTAATACT ATATTGCTTGAACTACGTTATGGAGCATGCAAGTTCCCCTGATGGCTATGTGCAATCCAAAGTTTCTGCCGTGGCAGCTAGATTGCTGAAAAGAGGCTG GGTTGAATTTTCAAACCAAGAGAAAGCAGCTATCTTCTTTGAG GTTGAGCAATCCATCCGGGGTATCCATGGCCCTAATCGACAGTTTGCTGCTATCAATTTCTTGGAAAACTTG AATTTTCGCCTTCAACTGCTTCTGCTATGGGCCTGCCTAAGGAATTCCATGAGCAATGTGAATGTTCACTTGAACTGCACTTTTTGA